ACGACGGCACCCAGAGCACCGCGCAGGCGAGTGTCAACTACTCGCTCCAGGAATACGCCAACGATATCGTGTACACGCTGGCCGAGGCTTGCCGCGACAAAGAACTTCCGATGCCGCACATCATCAGCGAGTCGGGGCGCGCACTCACGGCGCACCACGCCCTGCTGCTGCTGAGCGTGATCGATGTCGAATCCGTGAACGAACCGCAGGCCCCGACGCTCACCGAGGACGACCACCAGTTCCTCCTCGAGATGCACGAGGATCTCAAGGCCGTCTCGCGTAAGAATGTGTCGCTGCGCCGCGTGCGCGAAGCGTACCACGACGCCGTGTTCGACAAAGAACGTGCGCACACGCTGTTCAACAGCGGCGTCCTCTCGTTGCGCGACCGCGCCTCGGCCGAGCGGTTGTATTTGTGTACGCTCAATCAGATTGCCCGCGTGGCGCAAAAGCACCGCGACGATTTCGAGGACATCATTGCCGACCTCGACGCCGCGCTCGTCGATCGCTACTTCTGCAACTTCTCACTCTTTCAGTCGCTCCCCGATAGCTGGGCCATCGATCAACTCTTTCCGATCATGCCCATTCATCGCCTGCTCGAGGAGCCGACGCGTCGCGGCACGTTGCAGGACGTCACCTGCGACTCCGACGGCAAGATCGATCGCTTCGTCGGCGGTCGCGATGGTGAACCCTCGATGCCGTTGCATCCATTTCTCGATAACGGCGATCCCTATCTGCTCGGCGTCTTCCTCACCGGCGCCTATCAGGAAATCCTCGGCGACTTGCACAACTTGTTCGGCGACACCAACGCCGTGCACGTGCGCCTCGCGGAGTCGGGCTACGAAATCACCGACCTCGTCCATGGCGATACGGTTACGGAAGTGCTCAACTACGTGCAGTTCCGCGCGTCGGACCTGCTCACCACGTTCCGCCGCAAAGTGCAGCTCGCCACAAATATCAGTCGCGATGAAGCGAATATGTTCATCGCCGAGTATGTGGCCGGCCTTGAGGGCTACACCTATCTCGAAGGCGACGCAGCCAAGTAAGCCTAGGGAAGCCCGAAACCGGACCACCGACAACGAAGAACGGAAAACGAAAAACGGCCCACCGCAGTTATCAGTGGGCCGTTCACCGTTCTAAGTACACCAGACTTACCGCGCCGCGTACCGCTTCGCCACTTCCGCCCAGTTCACCACGTTCCACCACGCCCCGATGTAATCCGGGCGACGGTTTTGATACTTGAGGTAGTAGGCGTGTTCCCACACGTCGAGCCCAAGAATCGCGGCCTTGCCCGCCATCAGCGGGTTGTCCTGGTTCGGCGAACTTTCAATCGTCAGCTTGCCGCCCGAGTCCGTCACCAGCCACGCCCATCCCGAGCCAAAGCGACCGACGCCCGCGGCGGCAAACTGCTCGCGGAACTTCGCAAAGTCGCCCGAAAGCGCGTTGATCGCGGCGCTCAGGTTGTCACCCGGCTCACCGCCCGCATTCGGCGCCATCAACTGCCAGAACAGCGAGTGGTTCCAGTGCCCGCCGCCATTGTTGCGCACGGCGCCGCGTACGGCTTCGGGCACCGCGTCAATCTTGCGGCACAGATCGTCGAGCGACCACGTGGCCAGCTCCGGCGCCTTCTCAATAGCCGCGTTCAGGTTGTTGACGTACGCCTGATGATGCTTGCCGTGGTGAATCTGCATCGTCTGCGTATCAATGTGCGGCTCCAACGCCTCGTGAGCGTAGGGCAGGGCAGGAAGTGTATGTGCCATGGGGTGATCTCCAAAAAGTGAAAATGGTTGACCGTCGTTGACGGTCGTTGACGGTCGTCAGCTATCCGTGGGCGGAAAACGGAAAACGGAAAACGGCCAACCGTAAACGACCGACAACCCGCTGTACCAAGAACCATCTATGTACCCGACTTGTTCCCAACCCGCGACCGCAGCCACGCAATCCCCGCCGGCGTCACCGAAATCAGCACAATCACCACAATCAATTTCTCAATGTGCTGCCCCACAATCGGGAACTGCCGCGCCAGAAAATAGCCGAGCAACAACATCGACCAAATCCACGTCACCGCGCCAATCACGTTGTACGTGATAAAGCTCAGGTAGCGCATCTCGGCCGCTCCAGCCACCACCGGCGCAAAGGTGCGCACAATCGGCATGAACTGCGCAATCGTGATCGTTTTGCCACCATGCTTTTCGTAAAACTCGTGCGCGCGAATCAGATGGCTGCGCTTGAACCAG
This region of Gemmatimonadota bacterium genomic DNA includes:
- the speA gene encoding biosynthetic arginine decarboxylase, with the protein product MSAPTSNEPTATPTPAAGAPTTSEKVSASNGAPAEKGNGGNGASADKASADAPWTVEQARNVYNVEGWGDGFFDVNEKGHVVVRPDKDHADRELDLYELALDLEAQGVALPVLLRFSDILRSRIISLNARFQHAIQEFEYTGAYTTVYPIKVNQQRHVVEEIVEFGKATGVGLECGSKPELQAVLALSESTDHLIVCNGYKDEEFMRLALMGQKLGHDVYIVIEQVSELDVLLQVAAEIGVTPKAGVRIKLSAEGSGRWAQSGGEKSKFGLSPAQLMVIIDKLAAAGKLDIVKLIHCHLGSQITDIRYIKRGLQELSRYYAELRAMGLDITHVDVGGGLGVDYDGTQSTAQASVNYSLQEYANDIVYTLAEACRDKELPMPHIISESGRALTAHHALLLLSVIDVESVNEPQAPTLTEDDHQFLLEMHEDLKAVSRKNVSLRRVREAYHDAVFDKERAHTLFNSGVLSLRDRASAERLYLCTLNQIARVAQKHRDDFEDIIADLDAALVDRYFCNFSLFQSLPDSWAIDQLFPIMPIHRLLEEPTRRGTLQDVTCDSDGKIDRFVGGRDGEPSMPLHPFLDNGDPYLLGVFLTGAYQEILGDLHNLFGDTNAVHVRLAESGYEITDLVHGDTVTEVLNYVQFRASDLLTTFRRKVQLATNISRDEANMFIAEYVAGLEGYTYLEGDAAK
- a CDS encoding superoxide dismutase, which encodes MAHTLPALPYAHEALEPHIDTQTMQIHHGKHHQAYVNNLNAAIEKAPELATWSLDDLCRKIDAVPEAVRGAVRNNGGGHWNHSLFWQLMAPNAGGEPGDNLSAAINALSGDFAKFREQFAAAGVGRFGSGWAWLVTDSGGKLTIESSPNQDNPLMAGKAAILGLDVWEHAYYLKYQNRRPDYIGAWWNVVNWAEVAKRYAAR
- a CDS encoding VTT domain-containing protein, coding for MDTIINLLHALRDPSALIAAVGTVGITAIIFIETGLLFPMLPGDSLLVTAGLLASQTDGPVRLNVWLLGCLCTAAAILGNSTGYFIGRRAGRALFTREDSRWFKRSHLIRAHEFYEKHGGKTITIAQFMPIVRTFAPVVAGAAEMRYLSFITYNVIGAVTWIWSMLLLGYFLARQFPIVGQHIEKLIVVIVLISVTPAGIAWLRSRVGNKSGT